Genomic DNA from Candidatus Cloacimonas sp.:
ATTTTTTTCTCCTTTTTTTATGGTTTGGGCATTTTGATTACTAATAACCGCAAGTTCTTATCCCCTTCGTTTAGAACACCGTGGGGAATACCCTTTGGACTCTCAATCAGGGTGTCCACAGGAAAGCTTTGTTTCTCTTCTCCAATTTCCAAAGTGGCTGTCCCTTCCAATACATAAAAAGCCACATTCACCGGAGTGATATGTTTCTTTAAATGAGCCCCGGGAGCTAAATTGAGATGAACTATTTCTCCTTCCGGTGCCTCATAGATTTTAGAACCCCGAATGCCATTGGCATTAACTTTGGGCTCAACATCCTGCCAGGTTCTGCTTTTCATTTTTCCTCCTTAAGGTTTTGTTTCTATCA
This window encodes:
- a CDS encoding cupin domain-containing protein, translated to MKSRTWQDVEPKVNANGIRGSKIYEAPEGEIVHLNLAPGAHLKKHITPVNVAFYVLEGTATLEIGEEKQSFPVDTLIESPKGIPHGVLNEGDKNLRLLVIKMPKP